The Eriocheir sinensis breed Jianghai 21 chromosome 21, ASM2467909v1, whole genome shotgun sequence genome includes a region encoding these proteins:
- the LOC127001823 gene encoding uncharacterized protein LOC127001823, translated as MVERANSDLQHILRDRHISIEQLIAKISYNCTELLLQCSLAGILVNATRCCEEFQPVKTMSGLCFQRIAGPNDRQAMVGEYSGFSIYTRLFKYDLMSGCNLRLPKSLDHTLFHRDLAAFSLSIPFF; from the exons ATGGTGGAACGGGCCAACTCGGACCTCCAACACATCCTTAGGGACAGGCACATAAGCATCGAACAGCTGATCGCTAAAATATCCTACAA ctGCACAGAGCTCCTCCTGCAGTGCTCGCTCGCAGGCATTCTGGTTAACGCGACCCGGTGCTGTGAGGAGTTCCAGCCCGTCAAGACCATGTCCGGCCTATGCTTCCAGCGCATCGCGGGGCCCAACGACCGCCAGGCCATGGTCGGAGAGTACAGCGGCTTTTCCATCTACACCAGGCTCTTCAAATACGATCTCATGAGTGGGTGTAACTTGCGGCTTCCGAAATCGCTGGATCACACTCTTTTTCACCGTGACCTAGCTGCATTTTCTCTTTCGATCCCTTTTTTCTAA